The Prunus persica cultivar Lovell chromosome G7, Prunus_persica_NCBIv2, whole genome shotgun sequence genome has a segment encoding these proteins:
- the LOC18770971 gene encoding B3 domain-containing transcription factor VRN1 isoform X1, giving the protein MSSRSRREGKGPAFQLSTPFPSFLKIVVQQALQDGKLKIPKMLVMEYGDLMADKIFLEVPDGAVWPVKLTRPCNGEIWLQKGWPEFAKFYSLKHGCLLFFNYGGEHSHFRVRIFMRNTLEMNYFSSSTDDEAEGNSNPSSETEGQGNKHDREKRTHGADHGGKSTASEAPLRTFAKTELEDLAYSKALSFKSNNPFFCDENAAIILINSPGKQP; this is encoded by the exons ATGAGTTCTAGGAGCAGGAGAGAGGGCAAAGGCCCTGCCTTTCAATTGAGCACTCCATTTCCAAGCTTCCTCAAGATTGTCGTTCAGCAGGCTCTTCAAGATGGGAAGCTT AAAATTCCAAAGATGCTTGTGATGGAATATGGAGATTTAATGGCGGACAAAATATTCCTTGAGGTTCCAGATGGTGCAGTTTGGCCAGTAAAACTGACTAGGCCCTGCAACGGAGAGATTTGGCTGCAAAAGGGATGGCCAGAATTCGCGAAATTTTACTCCCTAAAGCATGGTTGCTTGTTATTCTTCAATTATGGAGGGGAACATTCCCATTTCAGAGTTCGCATTTTCATGAGAAATACTCTAGAGATGAACTATTTCAGTTCAAGTACTGATGATGAAGCTGAAGGCAATTCCAATCCAAGTAGTGAAACTGAAGGTCAAGGAAATAAGCATGACAGGGAAAAAAGAACTCATG GTGCTGATCATGGAGGAAAGTCTACTGCATCAGAAGCTCCATTGAGAACTTTTGCAAAGACAGAACTTGAAGATTTAGCATACTCAAAAGCTTTAAGCTTCAAATCTAACAATCCATTTTTTTGTGATGAAAATGCAGCTATCATACTTATCAACTCACCTGGTAAGCAACCCTAA
- the LOC18771487 gene encoding B3 domain-containing transcription factor VRN1 translates to MASLHDTPTSSAPIPHFFKIILDDTSKNIRIKIPMKFVMKYGEHLSSPVHLKLPNGAEWEIELRRCNNGGVWFDKGWPEFSKFCSLDYGNWLVFGYEGNSNFHVLIFDRTSTEVEYAITKPEMEETDYEEEDDNSVEILDGFPPCPRKAREKSPLPCPQPHKKMRTCGKAECNINFRPTKTQTSLRNKASDSSRSEMKKEDESDDDSVETLDAFPSCPKTRDKSPLAPSEVKDRVGRMHASTTCGKSIALQRAIAFESVSPSFTVVMQPSYIPYGPLTLPIRFARSFVKLRKQTATLQVRERSWPVNLIGWTKESSAKLSGGWPAFATENCLRRGDVCTFELIERNDIVLKVHIFRN, encoded by the exons ATGGCTTCTCTTCATGACACTCCAACATCTTCAGCTCCCATACCCCACTTCTTCAAGATCATTCTAGATGACACTTCTAAAAACATCAGAATT AAAATTCCAATGAAGTTTGTGATGAAATATGGAGAACATTTATCAAGTCCAGTACATCTTAAACTTCCAAATGGTGCAGAATGGGAAATAGAACTCAGAAGATGCAACAATGGTGGGGTTTGGTTTGACAAGGGTTGGCCGgagttctccaagttttgctCTCTTGACTACGGTAATTGGCTAGTCTTTGGATACGAAGGGAACTCAAACTTCCatgttttaatatttgataGAACATCTACTGAGGTTGAATATGCCATAACAAAGCCCGAAATGGAAGAAACTgattatgaagaagaagatgataacTCTGTAGAAATCTTGGATGGTTTTCCACCCTGCCCAAGAAAGGCAAGGGAGAAATCTCCATTGCCATGTCCTCAGCCGCACAAGAAAATGAGAACATGTGGTAAAGCAGAATGCAACATCAACTTTAGACCAACAAAGACTCAAACTTCTCTGAGAAACAAAGCCTCAGATTCCTCAAGATCAGAAATGAAAA AGGAAGATGAATCAGATGATGATTCTGTTGAAACATTGGACGCGTTTCCCTCCTGCCCAAAAACAAGGGACAAATCTCCATTAGCACCATCAGAGGTCAAAGATCGTGTTGGGAGGATGCATGCATCAACTACATGTGGAAAATCCATAGCTCTTCAGAGAGCTATTGCTTTTGAATCTGTAAGCCCTTCTTTTACTGTTGTCATGCAGCCATCGTACATCCCATACGGTCCTTTG actcTGCCAATTAGGTTTGCCCGGAGTTTCGTCAAACTGAGGAAGCAAACCGCGACTCTTCAGGTTAGAGAGAGATCGTGGCCTGTGAATTTGATTGGTTGGACTAAAGAATCATCAGCTAAACTTTCTGGTGGCTGGCCTGCATTTGCGACGGAAAATTGTTTGAGGAGAGGAGATGTTTGTACGTTTGAGCTCATCGAGAGAAACGACATTGTACTGAAAGTTCACATTTTCAGAAATTGA
- the LOC18770471 gene encoding B3 domain-containing protein Os12g0591400 isoform X1, translated as MGSSSRHGKGLAFPVDSRSFFKIVLSKDVLKFPESVVTKYGDCLGDTVFLKVPNSEVWPIELTKRNGQVWLQQGWSNFADFYSLAFGYVLLFSYEGNHSHFQVRIFMRSPLETDYFGSSVKEEDNLNGEMDYSNSPESPASLMNAPSFFKIVLGRTLQDGKLEIPIIAVHTYRDYMADTAYFEVPDGSIWPIEWTRRDREIWLGRGWPEFAKSYSLEDGCFLVFSYAGKCSHFQLRIFRKNTLEMEYNSSSDDTEGNSNTSRDQTEGEKRTRGGDGGKTASHKSSGVDLRTVKLESLKGRAFAKASSFKYDNPFTVISMQPSYVLNHLSISPSFCHETYPFRWRMQCDPTDF; from the exons ATGGGTTCATCTAGTCGACATGGCAAAGGCCTTGCCTTTCCTGTGGACTCTCGGAGCTTCTTCAAGATAGTCTTGTCAAAGGATGTTCTT AAATTTCCAGAGAGTGTTGTGACGAAGTATGGAGATTGTCTAGGAGACACAGTCTTTCTCAAGGTTCCGAATAGCGAGGTATGGCCTATAGAACTGACAAAGCGTAATGGCCAGGTTTGGTTACAACAGGGCTGGTCAAACTTCGCAGATTTTTACTCACTAGCCTTTGGCTACGTATTGCTCTTCAGCTATGAAGGGAATCATTCTCATTTCCAAGTAAGGATTTTCATGAGGTCTCCTTTAGAGACAGATTATTTCGGTTCAAGTgttaaagaagaagacaacTTAAATGGTGAGATGGATTATTCAAACTCACCCGAGTCCCCTGCCTCTCTGATGAATGCTCCAAGCTTCTTTAAGATTGTCTTGGGAAGGACACTTCAAGATGGGAAGCTC GAAATTCCAATTATTGCTGTGCATACGTATAGAGATTATATGGCAGACACAGCGTACTTTGAAGTTCCAGATGGATCAATTTGGCCCATTGAATGGACTAGGCGTGATCGCGAGATTTGGTTAGGAAGGGGCTGGCCAGAATTCGCAAAGTCTTACTCCCTAGAAGATGGATGCTTCTTGGTGTTCAGCTATGCAGGGAAATGTTCCCATTTCCAGCTTCGCATTTTTAGAAAGAATACTTTAGAGATGGAGTATAACAGTTCAAGTGACGATACTGAAGGCAATTCTAACACAAGTCGTGATCAAACTGAAGGAGAAAAGAGGACGCGTG GTGGTGATGGAGGAAAGACTGCTTCACACAAATCATCAGGGGTTGATTTGAGAACTGTTAAACTTGAAAGTTTGAAAGGTAGAGCCTTTGCCAAAGCTAGCAGTTTCAAATACGACAATCCATTTACTGTGATCAGTATGCAACCATCATATGTTCTAAATCACTTG AGCATCTCGCCATCCTTTTGTCATGAAACATATCCTTTCAGATGGCGAATGCAATGTGACCCTACAGATTTCTGA
- the LOC18770971 gene encoding B3 domain-containing transcription factor VRN1 isoform X2 produces the protein MSSRSRREGKGPAFQLSTPFPSFLKIVVQQALQDGKLKIPKMLVMEYGDLMADKIFLEVPDGAVWPVKLTRPCNGEIWLQKGWPEFAKFYSLKHGCLLFFNYGGEHSHFRVRIFMRNTLEMNYFSSSTDDEAEGNSNPSSETEGQGNKHDREKRTHGADHGGKSTASEAPLRTFAKTELEDLAYSKALSFKSNNPFFCDENAAIILINSPDLK, from the exons ATGAGTTCTAGGAGCAGGAGAGAGGGCAAAGGCCCTGCCTTTCAATTGAGCACTCCATTTCCAAGCTTCCTCAAGATTGTCGTTCAGCAGGCTCTTCAAGATGGGAAGCTT AAAATTCCAAAGATGCTTGTGATGGAATATGGAGATTTAATGGCGGACAAAATATTCCTTGAGGTTCCAGATGGTGCAGTTTGGCCAGTAAAACTGACTAGGCCCTGCAACGGAGAGATTTGGCTGCAAAAGGGATGGCCAGAATTCGCGAAATTTTACTCCCTAAAGCATGGTTGCTTGTTATTCTTCAATTATGGAGGGGAACATTCCCATTTCAGAGTTCGCATTTTCATGAGAAATACTCTAGAGATGAACTATTTCAGTTCAAGTACTGATGATGAAGCTGAAGGCAATTCCAATCCAAGTAGTGAAACTGAAGGTCAAGGAAATAAGCATGACAGGGAAAAAAGAACTCATG GTGCTGATCATGGAGGAAAGTCTACTGCATCAGAAGCTCCATTGAGAACTTTTGCAAAGACAGAACTTGAAGATTTAGCATACTCAAAAGCTTTAAGCTTCAAATCTAACAATCCATTTTTTTGTGATGAAAATGCAGCTATCATACTTATCAACTCACCTG ATCTCAAATGA
- the LOC18770018 gene encoding B3 domain-containing transcription factor VRN1, producing the protein MASLPQEIDDWPTFSPTTPHFFKIILKGNTSSDAKLRIPKKFVMKYGDDLSNPVSLELPSGSGSAWKVDLRRLDGEVWFDKGWADFSEFYSLDRGHWLVFGYQGNSKFHVCIFDRTCTEVDYPLRKQKMEETDDTDDDFHEESSDDSVEEQPDDSTCPRKTRKKSSLPCPRPQKKNRTSSRGKDDYPAKLGSGSTSSTRRFEKRTPGCLGSIGPLPKSGKGIALQRANAYKSQHPFSVIVAMKPSYITGYILWLPSEFHNLYPIKNSGEVILRVLDRRSWPVNLKYGGGRAQFLSGWMEFVLDNNLKVNDVCVFELIDNKVKPLFDVVIFPNIEAANCPNDREQTVPEIEETNEDDDPSDDSGDESGDADYLSDDSDNDSVEIIENCTPFPRRTKEKSPMPCPQPPKKNKASSSGKVDFPASGFAIALQRDDAFKSEHPFFKVAMRTSYIHHRNMNVPSTFVKEHLK; encoded by the exons ATGGCTTCTTTACCCCAAGAAATTGATGACTGGCCAACATTTTCCCCTACCACTCCCCATTTTTTCAAGATCATTCTAAAGGGCAACACTTCCAGTGACGCAAAACTT AGGATTCCAAAGAAATTTGTGATGAAATATGGGGATGATCTATCAAATCCAGTATCTCTTGAGCTTCCAAGTGGAAGTGGTTCAGCATGGAAAGTAGACCTCAGAAGATTGGATGGTGAGGTGTGGTTTGACAAGGGTTGGGCAGACTTCTCTGAGTTTTACTCCCTGGACAGAGGTCACTGGCTAGTTTTTGGATATCAAGGGAATTCCAAATTCCATGTTTGCATATTTGATAGAACTTGCACAGAGGTTGACTATCCTTTGAGAAAGCAGAAGATGGAAGAAACTGATGATACAGACGATGATTTTCATGAAGAGTCTAGTGATGATTCTGTAGAAGAACAACCAGACGATTCAACCTGCCCAAGAAAAACGAGGAAGAAATCTTCATTGCCTTGTCCCAGACCTCAGAAGAAAAACAGGACAAGTTCAAGAG GGAAAGATGATTATCCTGCTAAATTAGGCAGTGGAAGCACATCAAGCACTCGAAGATTCGAAAAACGAACACCCGGGTGTCTTGGGAGTATCGGTCCATTGCCTAAAAGTGGAAAAGGTATAGCTCTTCAGAGAGCTAATGCTTACAAATCTCAACACCCTTTTTCTGTCATTGTTGCCATGAAGCCCTCTTATATCACAGGGTACATTTTG tgGTTGCCATCCGAGTTTCACAACCTATATCCTATTAAGAATTCGGGTGAGGTTATCCTTCGAGTTTTGGATCGGAGAAGTTGGCCTGTTAATTTGAAATATGGAGGAGGAAGAGCTCAATTCCTATCTGGTTGGATGGAATTTGTGCTTGACAATAATTTGAAAGTTAATGATGTGTGCGTTTTTGAGTTGATTGACAATAAGGTTAAGCCTTTATTTGATGTTGTCATTTTCCCCAACATAGAAGCTGCAAATTGCCCCAATGATAGGGAACAAACAGTGCCTGAGATAGAAGAAActaatgaagatgatgatcctAGTGATGACTCGGGTGATGAGTCTGGTGATGCTGATTATCTTTCTGACGATTCCGATAACGATTCTGTTGAAATTATAGAAAATTGTACACCTTTCCCAAGAAGAACAAAGGAGAAATCTCCAATGCCATGTCCTCAGCCtcccaagaaaaacaaagccaGTTCAAGTG GAAAAGTTGATTTCCCTGCAAGCGGATTTGCTATAGCTCTTCAAAGAGATGATGCTTTCAAATCCGAACACCCTTTTTTCAAGGTTGCTATGCGTACCAGTTATATCCATCACCGTAATATG aATGTGCCATCCACGTTTGTTAAGGAACATCTTAAGTAG
- the LOC18770471 gene encoding B3 domain-containing protein Os12g0591400 isoform X2 yields MGSSSRHGKGLAFPVDSRSFFKIVLSKDVLKFPESVVTKYGDCLGDTVFLKVPNSEVWPIELTKRNGQVWLQQGWSNFADFYSLAFGYVLLFSYEGNHSHFQVRIFMRSPLETDYFGSSVKEEDNLNGEMDYSNSPESPASLMNAPSFFKIVLGRTLQDGKLEIPIIAVHTYRDYMADTAYFEVPDGSIWPIEWTRRDREIWLGRGWPEFAKSYSLEDGCFLVFSYAGKCSHFQLRIFRKNTLEMEYNSSSDDTEGNSNTSRDQTEGEKRTRGGDGGKTASHKSSGVDLRTVKLESLKEHLAILLS; encoded by the exons ATGGGTTCATCTAGTCGACATGGCAAAGGCCTTGCCTTTCCTGTGGACTCTCGGAGCTTCTTCAAGATAGTCTTGTCAAAGGATGTTCTT AAATTTCCAGAGAGTGTTGTGACGAAGTATGGAGATTGTCTAGGAGACACAGTCTTTCTCAAGGTTCCGAATAGCGAGGTATGGCCTATAGAACTGACAAAGCGTAATGGCCAGGTTTGGTTACAACAGGGCTGGTCAAACTTCGCAGATTTTTACTCACTAGCCTTTGGCTACGTATTGCTCTTCAGCTATGAAGGGAATCATTCTCATTTCCAAGTAAGGATTTTCATGAGGTCTCCTTTAGAGACAGATTATTTCGGTTCAAGTgttaaagaagaagacaacTTAAATGGTGAGATGGATTATTCAAACTCACCCGAGTCCCCTGCCTCTCTGATGAATGCTCCAAGCTTCTTTAAGATTGTCTTGGGAAGGACACTTCAAGATGGGAAGCTC GAAATTCCAATTATTGCTGTGCATACGTATAGAGATTATATGGCAGACACAGCGTACTTTGAAGTTCCAGATGGATCAATTTGGCCCATTGAATGGACTAGGCGTGATCGCGAGATTTGGTTAGGAAGGGGCTGGCCAGAATTCGCAAAGTCTTACTCCCTAGAAGATGGATGCTTCTTGGTGTTCAGCTATGCAGGGAAATGTTCCCATTTCCAGCTTCGCATTTTTAGAAAGAATACTTTAGAGATGGAGTATAACAGTTCAAGTGACGATACTGAAGGCAATTCTAACACAAGTCGTGATCAAACTGAAGGAGAAAAGAGGACGCGTG GTGGTGATGGAGGAAAGACTGCTTCACACAAATCATCAGGGGTTGATTTGAGAACTGTTAAACTTGAAAGTTTGAAAG AGCATCTCGCCATCCTTTTGTCATGA